The Pseudanabaena sp. ABRG5-3 genome includes the window GCAGCAAACATCCTCAAGAGGTACTGCTAGTAAAGGTAAAAATTGGAGATGAACTCGATGAAGTGATGATATTCAAAGGTTTTTCTAGCTCTTTGATGCGATCAACTGCCTTCGATCCTGATGTACCAGTAATTCCTGATCATGCCGAAATTATCGCTATTGATCGCCTCACTGCCCCCTATAAACCCATGGAGCCTAAGTACATCCAACAAGGGATAACATGGGAACAGTTTAAAGGTGATTGATGAGCTATGCTCTTCACAAAATTATCTTTAGGACTTACGCATCAGGTAGATGTGGCGTGGGCTAAGCCCATGCTACATCTACCTAAAGCCCAGTAAATTTGTTGGTTTTGCGTAAGTCCTAAGCTTAAAAAATTGGCTTAAAAAATTGGCTTAAAAATATGCTTAGCGAGACAAGGGAATCAATTTATGCAAGGCAGGTGAGGCTCGCTTCACTACTGCTATATCAAAATGTATTAGAGCAAGAGCCTTGGGAAGCCTATGAGAAGCTGTTGAAGTCCCTTGCCAACTATGCGTTAGATGGCCATGAAAATAGTTCACGACAGCTTAGCTATTTATTTGCCTATGGGAAATGGTTTCGGGCGATCGCTGCTACAGGATATAACTGGCGAGACTATGTAATTTCGCAACTCCTGATATCTGACAATCCTTTTAGTCAGTTAGCACAAACCACCGATTTCGCCCAACTACCGATGTCACTAATTTCGGCTGTGAAGCATGATCTCCATATTCTAGAGGAGATGAGTCTATGGGGAGGGGATAAACTAGTTGATTTTATTAATGTTTCTGAAAATCGTGCCGTAGCGTGGCACTTGTCACCCAATGATTTGTCGAAACTATCGGAAGAAAAGCGATCGCTAATTATTAAATTTCAAGAAACTGATGACTGGACGCAACTAGTACCAGATCTGGCAAAGTATTACCAACACTCAGGTACTGGCATATTCACTGAATATGAAGCATTTCGTTGGCGTAAAGGTCATCTGGAGGGAATTGCCTATCCTGATCTGGTGATGCTATCAGATATTGTTGGCTATGAGTCTCAGCGTCAGTCACTTTACAAAAATACGGAAGCATTTTTAGCTGGGTATCATTCCCTGCATGTACTTCTCTATGGCAGTCGTGGAACAGGCAAATCTTCAATGGTCAAATCCTTGATGTACGCCTATCGCGATCGCGGTTTGCGTTTAGTCGAAGTTGCCAAGGACGATCTAAAGGATTTGCCAATCATTGCTGAAGTGTTGCGAAAAGTCCCACAAAAGTTCATCATTTTTGTGGATGATCTATCCTTTGAAGAAGAGAGCGAAGACTATAAAGCTCTCAAAGTAGTGTTAGAAGGAAATCTATCTGCTCAACCTCATAATCTATTAGTTTATGCAACTTCCAATCGTCGTCATTTATTACGGGAATACTTTAGCGATCGCCCCAGCCTAAAAACACTGAGTACTAGTGAAGAGGTGAATCCTTGGGACACAGTACAAGAGAAGTTATCCCTAAGCGATCGCTTTGGTCTCACATTGACGTTTCTCAAAGCAGATCAAGAGATCTATCTCAAAATTGTCCATCATCTCGCCAAACGCGCAGGTATCGAACTTCCCACCGAAGAACTCAATTTTCGCGCCTTACAATGGGCAACCCGCAATAATGGTCAATCGGGGCGTACTGCCCAACAATTTATCGACTTCCTCAAAGCAGATCTGGAAATCAAAATTTAAGCGCAATTTCTATTTTTATAACTGACCAATTTGCATCTAAAAAATAATTTTGCTTATTTTGCGCTTTGTGTAGTAACATAGATATTCGCAACGGGATGTAGCGCAGCTTGGTAGCGCGCCTGCTTTGGGAGCAGGATGCCGTAGGTTCGAATCCTATCATCCCGACTTAAAAAAGAAAAAATCGAAGCGCTTTAACGAGCGCTTTTTTATTTGGATGTCAAAACTTGCAAATCCTGCGATCGCGTAAATTGTTTACGCCATGCCGTAATGCCACCCGTTAGAGTCAAGGCTTGGTAGCCACTATGGCTAAGCTGCTGATTTGCCTTGATCGATCGCATTCCCGACGTACAGTACAAAATTATCGTTGGTTTATCGCGATGAGTTCTTTCATAATTTTGCAAAATAGTTTTCACCTGTGGAATCCCCAAACCTGACTCAATATCTGTTAGTGGGACAAGCTGACTATTGCCAATATGCTCCTCTTGATATTCTTCAAGCGATCGCACATCGATTAGCAGTACAGACTTGAACTTGCCACTAGCTAACTCCTGCACTGAAATTTGCGGC containing:
- a CDS encoding ATP-binding protein is translated as MLSETRESIYARQVRLASLLLYQNVLEQEPWEAYEKLLKSLANYALDGHENSSRQLSYLFAYGKWFRAIAATGYNWRDYVISQLLISDNPFSQLAQTTDFAQLPMSLISAVKHDLHILEEMSLWGGDKLVDFINVSENRAVAWHLSPNDLSKLSEEKRSLIIKFQETDDWTQLVPDLAKYYQHSGTGIFTEYEAFRWRKGHLEGIAYPDLVMLSDIVGYESQRQSLYKNTEAFLAGYHSLHVLLYGSRGTGKSSMVKSLMYAYRDRGLRLVEVAKDDLKDLPIIAEVLRKVPQKFIIFVDDLSFEEESEDYKALKVVLEGNLSAQPHNLLVYATSNRRHLLREYFSDRPSLKTLSTSEEVNPWDTVQEKLSLSDRFGLTLTFLKADQEIYLKIVHHLAKRAGIELPTEELNFRALQWATRNNGQSGRTAQQFIDFLKADLEIKI
- a CDS encoding rhodanese-like domain-containing protein, with protein sequence MNSNIDQIKTHKFRQVFANRRYLLPLAVVGALLVAGAGTLSILAYQHQMSLPVYLQSFSTPQISVQELASGKFKSVLLIDVRSLEEYQEEHIGNSQLVPLTDIESGLGIPQVKTILQNYERTHRDKPTIILYCTSGMRSIKANQQLSHSGYQALTLTGGITAWRKQFTRSQDLQVLTSK